Sequence from the Corallococcus soli genome:
CGCTTCAATCACAGACGAAGAAGACGCTACGGCCGCCCGAAGTCGGCGGGCTGGGTGAAGGCATACGTGCTGGCCCCTGGCGCTTTGTCCGCCTGGAACAACGGGCACTTGGCGCAGGTGAAGCTCTCCCAGTCCTCGCGGACCGCCACGTCGATGCAGCCGCTGTAGAAGCGGCAGTGGACGTTGCGGTACTCCTCGATGGAGAACGAATCGGCCCGCAGCGGAAGATGGAACTCGGTGGGTCGCGGCTGTGGACAAGGCATGTGATTCTCTCTAGCCCCCCTCGTGGGTGCTGATTCCCTCTACCGACTGGTGCGTCGCGTCATTCCCGAGGGCCGGAAGCCCAGGCACTGAACGCCTGCACCCTGGCTCATCGCAGTCAGCAGAGGACCGTGTGGGTTCGAAGCGTGTGAAAGGCAGAACAGCGTATTCACGGCACCCGTCCCGTGCCCGTCCCTCCAGGGTGTCTGCCTTCACGCTGGACAGGCGACCTGACACGGACTGTCGGAATCTTCACCCCCGGAGGACTTTCCCGCGAAGATGCGGAGCGTGAGCCCCCCCGCCCGAAACCCCCGCGTCCCCTCCCGCTGGCTGAGCGCCCTGGCCCTGGCCACGCTCGTGCTCCTCAGCGGCTGTTCCGCCTTCTCCCGCGCGGTGCGCGAAGGCGACGCCTCCACCAAGGAGCGCCGCTGGGCGGAGGCGGAGGCGGCCTACCTGCGCGCCCTGGCCGCGGACCCACAGGCCTCCGAGGTCACGGTGAAGCTGCGCGCGGTGCGCAAGGAGTGGGGCGCGGAGGTGTACCAGGAGGCCGGCGCCGCCCATGCCTCCGGGGACCTGGCGTCCGCCACCAAACTGCTGGTGCGCGTGCTGGAGCTGGACCCCGACCATGACGGGGCCCGCGCGCTGCTCGCCCAGACGCTGGAGGCGCGCGTGGCGGTGGCCCTGGGCCTCTTGAAGGAGGAGAAGCTCCAGGATGCCCGCGCGGAATTGGACGCGGTGCTGGCCGTGGCGCCGGAGCACACGTCGGCCCGCAAGGGCGTGGACGCGGTGCAGGTGGCGTGGGCGAAGCGCTTCTTCGCGAGCGCGGAGACGCTGGAGAAGGCCGGCAAGCTGGGCAACGCGCTGCTGGCGTACGTGCGCGCGGACCAGGAGCGCGTGGGCGCCACCGCGGCCCGGGAGCGGGCGGAGGCGGTGCGGCTGAAGCTGCGCGACGAGGTGGCCTTCCTGGTGGTGGCCACGCCCGTGGACGACCAGGCCCAGGCGCCCGACGTCGCCCAGCGGCTGAGCGCGGGACGGCTGGCCACCTTCCTGCCCACGCAGCTGCCCCTGAAGGTCGTGACGGAGGCGCCCGCCGGGCGCGTGGGCGTGAAGCTGGAGCTCGCGCTGGAGCGCGTGCTGCCCCTCAAGGCGGTGGAGGAGTCGCAGCGCACGAAGCGCTACCTCGCGGGCAACCGCTCCGTGCCCAACCCCAAGCGCGGCCAGTTCGAATCGAAGCTGCTGGAGACGGAGCGCACCCTGGAGACGGTGGAGCGCAAGCAGGCCGCGGTGCTGCGCGAGTACCTGCGCGCCCAGGTGGAGCTGGGCACGCTGCGCGACGCCGCCGAGCGGTGCCGCGAGCGGGAGAAGCGCGAGTGCCGCGAGGCGCTGGTGGAGTGCGGCGAGGAGGCCCGCGCGGCGCAGAAGCCGGGCAGCATCCCCGGGGAGTGCAACCCGGAGCGCTGCTCCGGGCAGTGCACCCAGGACGAGGGCCTGATGGTGCAGAAGGCCAAGGCGGCGCGCGTGCTGGAGACGGCGGTGCAGGTGGCGCTGGACAAGGCGGAGACGCAGCGCACGGAGGTGCAGCGTCACCGCGACGCCGTCTTCCGCGAGCCCATCACCGTGGAGGAGCCCATGTATTCGGACTTCGTCTACGACGTGCAGCTGCACCGGCTCACCGTGACGGCCACCGTGACGGCGGTGATGCGCGACCTGCTGTCGCCCCAGCAGGTGCCCGCGCCCAACACGCAGGACTACGCGGTGCTGCACGAGGACGTGGCCCACAGGGGCTATGACCGCTACGGCGTGCTCGCGGACCCCGTGCAGCTGCGCAACGAACTGGAGCTGCGCGTGGACGCGGGCGACAAGGCCGTGGCCGACCTGGCCAAGCGCGTGAAGGAGCGCTTCGACGTGTACCGCGGCAAGCGCGTGGAGGACGCCCGGCGCGGCATGGTGCGCCCCGGGGCCGAGGACGTGGTGGAGACCTCCGTGCGCGCGCTGCTGCTCACCGCCGACGCGCCCCCCCAGGACATCCTCCAGCCCGTCGCCCGCGCGCGCGGCCTCACGCGGCCGGAGGCGCTGCTCGGGCAGTAGCTCAGTCCAGACTGGTGCTCATCTCCGGGCGCTCCGTGCGCAGCGCCTCCACCCGGCGGCGGCGGGCGCCCGCGATGACCAGGTGCCAGCCACCCGCCGCGAGCCCCAGGACGCAGCAGCCCACCCACAGCGCGGACGCGTTGAAGTGGCCCAGCGCCGCGCCGCCCAGCGCGGGGGCGGCGCTGGAGGCGAGCCCCCACATCATGAAGTACGCGCCCTGGTAGCTGCCGCGCAGCTCCGTGGGCGCCAGGTCCGCCACCACCGTGGGCGCCACCGGCGACTGGGCCATCTCCCCCAGCGTCCACACCGCCACGGCGAGCATCGCCCACGGCACGCCCGCCGGCAGGGCGTGCAGCCCGAAGCCCACCCCCGTCAGCAGGCCCGCGAGCGCCAGCGCGGTGGAGCGCCGCATCCGGCCCACGAGGCGCGTGATGAACGGCTGCAGCGTGACGATGAGCACGCCGTTCACGGACATCACCAGGCCGTACTGCGCGGGCGTCAGCCCCTGCGCGGACAGCGTCACCGGCAGGCTCATGTGGCTCTGGAAGAAGAGGAGCGCCAGCGCGAAGACGGGCAGGCAGAACGCCAGGAACACGCCGTCCCGGAAGGGCGTCAGCAGGTCGCCCAGCGTGGAGCGCGCCGGGGCGTCCCGCGCCGCCTCCGGCCGCGTCTCCGGCACCAGCACCCACACGAAGCAGCCGTAGAGGAACGTCGTCACGGCGTCCGCGATGAAGAGCCACCGGTAGCCCATCCCCGCCAGCAGGCCGGCCAGCGGCAGCGCGAAGGCGTACCCCAGGTTGATGACCCAGTAGAGCAGCCCGTACGCCCGCGCCCGGTCGCGCGCCGGCACCACGTCCGCGATGGCCGCCGACACCGCCGGGCGGTACAGCTCCCCCATCAGGCCCAGCAGGAAGGCCGCGACCGCGATGCGCCCGGGCGTCTCCGAGAAGCCGATGAATACCATCGCCCCCGAGCCCAGCCACAGGCCGCCCGCGAGCGTGAGGCGCCGGCCCACCCGGTCCGCGAGCATGCCGCCCAGGGGCGCCGCCAGCACCGCGCCCGCGCCGTTCAGCGACACGATGAGGCCCGTCTGCTCCACGCTGAAGCCGCGCTCGCGCGTCAGGTACAGCGCCAGGAAGGGCGCGACGAAGGCGCCCAGCCGGTTCACCAGGGTGCCCACCCACAGCACCCAATAGGTCCGGGGCAGGCCACCCCCACCGAGCGCTCTCAACACCATGGCAACGGGATTCATGCAGGGGGCCCGACGGGGACGCGGCACCAGGGCTGACCGCGCGTGGGACAATGCGCCCACGCCGCGTGCATTTCCATGACCTCCCGCCTCCACCGGGCGGTTGGGGCTTCATGCATTCCAACCGCGCGGGAAACACACCTTCCGGGGCGTGTGCTCCGGGCTGGACTTCCGGGGAGGGCTCCTCCAGGTTGCGCCGCCACCGACACGGGAAGGCGGGACGAAGCAGGGCATGGGTCAGGTCATCGGACTGCTGGGCGTGTGCCTGGTGCTGGGGGTGCTGGCCCGCCGCAGCGGCCGCTTCCCGGAGGCCACGGCGTCGGTCTTCAACGCCTTCCTCCTCAACGTGTCGCTGCCCGCGCTGGTGCTGCGCTCCATGCACCGGCTGCAGTTCACGCCCGGGCTGATGGTGGCCGCGGTGGCCCCGTGGCTGCTCTTCCTGGGGGCGCTCGCGTTCCTGCGCCTGCTCGGCCCCCGGCTGGGGCTGTCGCGCGAGTCGGTGACGGCGCTGGTGCTCACCGCGGGGCTGGGCAACACCGCCTTCGTGGGCCTGCCCATGGCCGCCGCGCTGCTGGGCCCAGACGGCGTGGCGGTGGCGGTGGTGGCGGACCAGTTGGGCTCGTTCATGGTGGTGGCGACGCTGGCCACGCTGACGGCGGCGAAGGCCCACGCCGGGGCCTCCCTGTCCGTGGGCACGCTCGCGCGCAGGGTGCTGGTGTTCCCGCCGTTCCAGGCGCTGGTGGTGGCGCTGCTGCTGCGGCCCTTCGGCTTCCCGGACTGGCTGGACGCGGTGCTGCAACGGCTGGGCGACCTGCTCACGCCGCTGGCGCTCTTCATCGTGGGCTTCCAGCTGCGGCTGGGCGGACTGCGCGCCCGCGTGCCGGCGCTCGCGCTGGGGCTGTCCTACAAGCTGGTGCTCGCGCCGCTGGCCGTGCTGGCCGTGCTGGCGTTCGTGCCGGGGCTGGCGCTGGTGGTGAAGCAGGCCACGGTGCTGCAAATCGCCATGGCGCCCATGGTGACGGCGGCCCTGCTCGCCGCGGAGTACGAACTGGATCCGGAGCTGGCGGTGCTGATGGTGGGCGTGGGCATCCCGCTGTCGTTCTTCACCGCGCCGCTGCTCATGGCCCAGGTGCACTGAGCGAAAAAAGAGGGGAATCGCGGCCTGGCGCGACTCCCCTCGTGTCTCCGCACTGTTTTTCCGTCCGCTGCCGCCACGGGTGGATGCTCCCCGGGCGGGCTGTCGTCGTGGGGAAGGACGCCCTGCGCTACGCGAGCGCCGTGGTCTCGAAGGACAGCTCCACGCCGTTGGGCTTCACGCGCATCTGGGGACGCGACAGCACGTGGCAGTGGGGGCAATAGCCGTGGGCGCCCGCGGGCGTGGCACGGATGGAGACCGCGCCGCCGCACGCCATGCAGCCCTCGGGAAGATCGAAGTCCGCGAATCGCTCTCCGCTCTGGGTCTCGAATTGGGTCATGCCATTGAGTTAACGCAGGATCCGCGAGACACAAGCAGACTGGACTCTTCTCGCAAGGACCCGCCTCCCTCCTCCGCCCTTCCTTGCAGGGGCGGCGGGCAGCAAGGGCCGGGCGGGCCTGCAAACGTTACCGGGCGGCCACCGACTGCTCACCCGCCGACACCGCAACCCGCTGTTCGGTCTGGGGTGGGCTGGCACGGCTCTTCCATAGGACGCCCCCTCGGACGGCAACGGGACGGGGGAGGTGTGGGATGGGTGTGGAAACCACGGTGAAGGTCGTGTGCGACCGGAAGGGCTGGCGGGTGGATGTCTCCCCGGGGGAGGGGGACTTCCGGCGCTACCGCTACGGGAGCGAGGCGCAGGCGCGCTTCTTCGCGGCGGTGTTCGCGCTGGGGCCCCGCGTGCTGCCCCCCAAGGACCATGCGCGAAGGCGGCAGGGGGCCCGCTTGCCTCTACCCATGCGGCCGGCTTTCGGAGAGGCTTCGATGCATGAGTGATGCTCCCAAGCCCAAGCCCTTCATCCTCCCCAACCGGCAGCACGTCACCAAGGAGCCGGATCCCGGCGGCCGCTGGTCCGCGCAGTTCCCGGACATGATCGGCTACACCAGCCAGGGCGGCGGCAAGGTGCCGGCCGACTTCGGCTGGAACACCAACCCCAAGCAGTGGCAGGAGGAGCTGACGCCGCAGACGCTGGCGGAGCGCTTCGACGAGCTGCGCATCCTGCCGCCGAAGCAGGAGGCCCCGGCGCTGCCCGCGTCCGCGACGCCTCCGACGAACAAGCCCTGAGCCGCTGAAGCGCTCAGCTGAACGGCAGGCTGGCCAGCCGCTCGCGGAAGCGGGCGAGCAGGTCCCGCGCTCCGGCCTCGTTGAGCCCCGCGGCGGCCTCCTGACGCCCCTTGCGCAGGAAGACGTCGAAGGGGGCAGCGCGGCCGGAGAGCGCGCCCGCGGCCTCCACCGCCTCCTCCAGGACGCGCGCCGCGCCCGGTGAGCCCAGCTCCAGGTGCATGTCCACCTGCTCCAGGCGGACACCGCTCGCGGCCCACACCGCGCGGTCGTGCACGGTGAGCCAGGCGCGCGTCACCTCCTCCATCGCCTCCTCCAGGAGCGCGAGGAAGGGCTCCACCAGCCCCGGCAGCACGTCCGGCCCCAGCTCCGGCCGGGCGCCCGCCTCGCGCAGCCGGCCCCGCGTCGCGACGAGCTCGCGCTTGGTGGGCGTGCGCAGCGCGAGCGACGAGGACAGCGACACGAACGCCGCGAGGCTCTCCTCCGCCTGCCGCGCCAGCGCGGGCCGCTGGGCGTCCGTCGCCTTGGCCGCGCGCTCCAGCCGTCCCTGGAGCGACCGGCGCAGGTCCGCCGCCGCGCCCCGGAGGGCCACGCGCGCGCCCACCTGGTGGGAATAGCCGGGCACCACGTCCTCGCGCCGCACGTCCGCGAAGGCCGCGGCGGTGAGGTAGACGAGGTCGCCCACGCGGTTGCGGAAGTCCGCGCGCGACGCGGCCAGCTCCGACATCAGCGTCCAGCGGTCGCTCACCACCTCCGGCCGCCGCATCTGCACGCCCAGCTCCTGCACGCGCTTCGCCAGCCGCTCGGCGCTCGCGTGCAGCACGGCCTCCGCTTCCTGCGCGCGGCGCTCGTCGGAGCTGGAGGGGGGCGGGGCCCAGCCGCCGTCACCGGACGCGGGACGGGCCGGCGGGGGGAAGGCGTCGCGGATGGCGACGACCAGGCGGTTGACGTCCACCAGCGTGTCGCCGATGGCGGGGGCCATCGTCTCCCAGAGGGACAGGTCCGCGCCGTCGTCGGGTTCGGCGGTGGTGGGCTCGTACTTCACGACGTTCAGGTGGCCCAGCCGGTCGATGGCGACCGCGGCCGCCTGGTAGACCTTGCGCAGCCGCGCCGCGAAGTCCCGATCCATCAGGGACTCGAGCAGCGTTTCCAGGCGGGGAGGCAGGGCATCCTGCGGGGGGCGGTTCTTCGGCGCGACCATGGCGCGGCACCCTAGCCCAGCCACCCCCGCGCGCGGCAGAAGGTGGCGGGTGGGGACCTTCCCGGGATTTCCGGCGTACAGTGGCCGAAGGGGAGAATGCATGACAGTGCGCAACCATCGCAGGCGGTGGGTGACGGGGGGGCTGGGGCTCCTGGTCGTGGGCGGGGGGCTGGCCTTCCTGGCCTCCGGGAGGTGCCTGTCCGCCTGGGTGTTCCAGGGCGTGGACGTGCGCCGGTGTCCGGATGGCGCGTTCCGTCAGACGGCGGGGCTGTCCGCGCAGGGGCTGGCGCGGGGCGCTTCCACCCGGGTCCACGTCTGGGCGGAGGCGCACGGGGTGGACGACCGCGGCCACGCGCTCAATGCGCCCGTGGGCCGGGGCTCCCCGGAGCTGTTCCTGGTGGATGCGGCCGGCAAGGAGATGCCCCTGCCGGTGGACGCGAAGTCCCGGTGGAAGCGCGACGGTGACGGTCCGCTGAACGCGCCGGTGACGCTGCCCCAGGTGCCGGACGGGGACTACCGGCTGCGCGCGCGCGTCACCACGCCGCTGGGCACCGACAGCGTGGACGCGCCCCTGCCGCTGTACGCGCCCGCGCGCGTGCGCGTGCTGACCGACCGCCCCCTCTACGAGCCCGGGCACCGGGTGCGCTTCCGCGCGGTGGCGCTGCGGGCGAAGGACCTGTCGCCGCTCGACGGGCGGCCCGGGACCTGGTTGGTGAAGGACCCCACCGGGGAGGTGGTGCTGGAGGAGAGAGCGCCCGCGGGGCCCTGGGGCGTGGTGGCCGGGGACCTGCCGCTGGACCGGGGCGCGCCCACCGGCGACTGGACGGTGGCGTGGACCAGCGGCGGCGCTTCCGGTGAAGCCCGCTTCACGGTGGAGCCCTTCACGCTGCCGCGCCTGCGGCTGGAGGCCCGGAGCCCCAGGCCCTTCTGGCGCGCGAACGAGACGCCAGAGGTGACGGGCGAGGTCGCGTACGCGTCCGGCGCGCCGCTGGCGGACACGGACGTGGCGCTGGAGTGGAGCCATGCCGGCGCGTGGCCGCCCCCGACGGAGTGGCTCAAGGGCGAGCTGCCGAAGAAGGCGCGCACCGACGCCGCGGGCCGCTTCCGGGTGACCCTGCCCCGCGTGCCCGCGGACCTGCGCGGACAGTCCACGCTGAGCGCGCGCGTGGAGGCCCGCGACGCGACGGGGGAGCCAGTGCGGGGCGCGGTGTCGCTGCTGTTGTCCGAGGACGCGCTGGCCGTGTCGTCGGTGACGGAGCTGGAGGACGGGCTGCTCGCGGGCTTCAGCAACCGCGTCTACCTGCGCGCCACCACCGCCGCCGGCCGGGTGCTGCCGGGCGCGGAGGTGACGGTGACGCGCGCGTGGGACCCGAAGGACCCCGGCGTGAGCGCGGTCGCGGACGAGGACGGCGTGGCCGCCTTCCAGCTGGACCCCGGCCCCGCGGTGAACGTGGTGGTGCCGCCCCTGCCGGTCCGGCCCACGCCGCGCCCGCCACCGGTGTCGGTGGCGTCGTCGTTGGACCTGCTGAACGAGGAGGGGGGCCAGCAGCCGTCGCTCGCGGATCAGCTCGCGCTGGAGCGCCTGCTGCCCGCCCTCCACCCCTGCGCGCGCTTCGTCTCCGGGGCGCAGGGAGGCGTCCGGGTGGCGCTGTCCGCGCGGGTGGGCCCGTCGGGACAGGTGCTGGACGTGGCCGGCACGGAGGAGGGCGTGGGTTCATGCATGGCGGCGGTGCTGCGGGCGCGCGGCCTGCCGTCCGGCGCGGAGCGGATGCTCGTGCTCCAGTTCAACGTCAGGGAGCCAGGCCTGCCCACGTTGCACCCCACCACCCAGGCGGCCGCCGGGAGCACGGGGCCGATGGACGCGGCCCTGGCGCAGCCCGCGCTGGACGCGCGCTCCTGTCTGCCCCCGGACCTGTCGACCCCCACCCTGTTGCCCGCCGTGATGACGTGGCGCCAGGCGCGCGGGAAGCGGGACGTGGCGCTGTCCTGGCTGCCGCTGTCCTCGGGCGACACCGGGCTCTCCGCGTCGGTGCTGCCGTGCCTGAAGGAGCGGCTGGCCCGGCTGCGCCTGCCGGAGCAGCAGGAGGAGCCGGGGGGGGACAGCTCCATCGGGGGCTCCATGGGCGTGGTGCGCTTCACCGCGCAGCCCGCGCGGCCCGCGCAGCCCGCGCGGCGCATCTCCCGGGCCCAGCAGGAATGGGCCACCACGTTCCTGGGCTACGAGCTGAAGGTGAAGGCGAAGTGGGAGGGCCAGGACGTGGGCGACACGACGCTGGTGCTGCGCCCCGCGGCGCTGCCGCCCCTGCGCCTGCGGGCCACGCCGGTGCTGGCGAAGGCGGGCGAAGCGGTGAAGGTGGAGCTGCTGCGCGGCCCGGGCTTCCGGGGTGAGCTGCCCCGGACGCTGGAGCTGGTGGCGGGGCAGACGCGGCTGAGGGCGGAGGTGGACCCGGCCACGCGCTGGGCGCACTTCACGCTGCCCGCGGACTTCGAGGGCTGGGCCCATGTGGAGGGCGTGGCCGCGCAGGCGCGCGTGTACGTGGCGCCGCGCGCGAAGCTGGCGGTGGAGGTGTCGCCGGACAAGCCCGCGTACGCGCCCGGGGAACTCGCGCACCTGCGGGTGCACACGGTGGTGGACGGCCAGGAGGGGCCCGCGGCGGTGGGCCTCTTCGGCGTGGATGAGATGCTCGCGCAGCTGGCGCCGCTGCCGGGCCCGGACGCGCTGGAGGGCCTGCGGCCCGCGCCCACGGTGGCGACGCCGGCCTTCGGCGTGCTGGACGGACAGGCGCTGGCCATGGGGCGCATCCGGGGCGCGAACGCGGCGGCGGCGGCGCTGCTGCGCGTGACGGAGGTGCCGACGCTGGAGGACGTGGAGACGCGCGTGAGCGCGAACGCGACGAGCCCCTTCTCCCCGGACGCGGAGCTGACGGAGCCCTTCTACGCGGTGCTGATGGAGCTGCACGCCCAGACGCGCAAGTGGGAGGAGACGGCGCCCAAGGGCGAGACGCTGGACCCGGCGGGCCTCGCCCGGCTGTGGGCGGCGTCGCTCACCGCGTGCGAGCAGCGCGGGGAGAAGGTGACGGATGCGTTCGGGCGCAGGCTGCGGCTGTCACGCCTGCCCCCCGACCTGTTGTCGCTGACGGATCCCCGCGCCGTGGTGGTGAGTGGGACGCGGCTGCCGGAAGACGTCGTGAACTGGGGCGCGTGGGTCGCCCGGGAGTCGCCATGATTTCGCGCGGGATGAAGGGCGGAGCCCTGGGCTTCGTTTTGGGCGTGGGGACCGTGGTGATCCTGGGGATCGCGGCCGACAACATGAGGAAGCTCTTCGGCGCGTCCGCCGCCGCGCTCGCGGGGGATAGCGCCACCGCGCTGATGGCGCCCCCACCCCCGCCGCGCAAGAGCATGAAGTCCTTCGGCGCGTCGTCCTTCGACGAGGGATGGCTGGGCGCGCGAGGGACCGGCCCGGGCGGCGGCGGCATGGCGGCGGCCCCGGCCCCCGCCGTCGCGGAGGCGCCCTCCGAGGTCAGCGTGGATGATTTCGCCGCGGAGGAGGAGGAGCCGTCCAAGGACAGGGGCGGGGACGGGGCGCCCGCGCCCACCCGCGCCTGGTTCCCGGAGACGTTCCTCTTCGAGCCCCTGGTGGTGACGGACGCCAGCGGCCAGGCGACGGTGCCGGTGCGCGTGCCGGACCGGCTGACGCAGTGGCGGGTGCTGGCGCTCGCGCACTCGCGCTCCGGCGCGCAGGCGGGGGCGGTGACGTCCTTCGCGGGCACGCTGCCCACCTACGTGGATCCGGTGCTGCCGCCCTTCCTGCGCGCGGGCGACACGGTGCGCCTGCCGGTGCAGGTGGTGAACACCACCGACAAGGAGGTGGTGGCCCAGCTGAAGGTGGACGTGCGGGGCGCCCAGGTGGAGGCCGGCGCGCGCACGGTGAAGGTGCCCGCGCGGGGCAGCGCGGTGGAGCTGGTGACGGTGCGGGCCCAGGGCGCCGGTCCGGTGACGGTGCGGGCCTCGCTGGGCGACGCCGACGCGGTGGTGCGCGACTTCGACGTGTGGGCCACCGGGCAGCCCGTGCTCCAGACGCGGGGCGGCTCGCTGGCGGCGCCGCGCACGCTGTCCCTGGACGGGCCGGCGGCCGCTCAGGCCGGCAGTGAGCGGGTGCGGCTGCAGGTGTTCCCGGGCGCGCTGGGTGTGATGCGCGCGGAGCTGGCGGCGGTGGAGCGCAGGTCCTCGGGCGCCGCCGCGGACGCGTACGCGCTGCTGCTCGCGGGGCAGGCGCCCGCGCTGCTCGCGTCGCTGGGCGAGACGCCGGACGCGGACGCGCTGAAGTCCCTGGCGCGGGTGGCGGCGCAGCGGGTGCTGCGGGCCGCGCGCGCGCCGTCGGTGGACGTGGCGACGCGCATCGCGGAAGGCGCGCTGGCCCACCCGGACAACCCGGTGCTCGCGCGGCTGGGGGAGAGGCTCGCGGCGCAGGTGGCGCAGGCGCAGCGCCCGGACGGCACCTGCCAGGGCGGTGACGGCTGGCCGCTCCAGCGGCTGCTCGTCGCGACGGCGGACTGCGCGCGCACGGTGCGCGCGGCGGTGGGCACCGACGCGGGCAAGCAGCGCGCGGCGGCCTTCACCGCGCGCTCCGCCGGCGTCTTCGAGCGCTACCTGCCGCAGGTGAAGGACGGCTACACGGCGGCGGTGCTGCTGGCGGAGGGCGCGGTGACGGGCAGCGTGGCGGACGCGCTGCGCACCCGCGTGCGCGAAGCGGTGAAGCAGGGCGCGGACGGCACCGCGTCGCTGCCGGTGGAGCCGGGCACGATGCGGGCGGACGGCGTGAAGCCCTCCGTCGTGGAGGCCACGGCGATGGCGGTGCTCGCCCTCCAGGGGGATGCGAAGGCGCCGCTGGCGGACCTGGGCGCCTTCCTGCTGGCGCACTATTCGCCCGGTTACGGCTGGGGGGATGGGCAGGCGAACCGCGTGGGCCTGCGCGCGGCGCTGGCGCTCTTCCGGCAGCCGCTGCCGTCCCAGGTGCGCGTGACGCTGGAGCGCGACGGGAGAATCATCACCGAGGGCACCTACGACGCGAAGGCGCTGCGCGAGGTGCTGTCGCTGGAGGCGGCGGCCCCGGGTTCAGCGGGGACGCACGCGTGGACGGTGCGCGCGGAGCCCGCGGTGCCGGGGCTGGGCTTCTCGCTGACGCTGGCCGCGGCGGTGCCCTGGAAGCGCGAGGCGCAGGGCGGCCTGGAGTTCACCGTGGACGGACCGACGCAAGCGCGCGTGGGCCAACTCTCGGACGTGCGGGTGGTGGTGGGCGCGCCCTCGTCCCTGCCGCTGCGCTTCCAGCAGGAGCTGCCCGCTGGCGTGCAGGTGGACGCCGCGAGCCTGGACGCGCTGGTGTCCTCGGGCAGGGCCGAATCCTGGGAGGTGCAGGACGGGTTGCTGTCGCTGCGCATCGCCCCCAGGACGGAGGGCGCGGCGCCGGTGCAGGTGGCCTTCCGCGTGCTGCCCACGCTCGCCGGCACGTTGCAGGCGGGCGCGTCACGGCTG
This genomic interval carries:
- a CDS encoding MDR family MFS transporter encodes the protein MNPVAMVLRALGGGGLPRTYWVLWVGTLVNRLGAFVAPFLALYLTRERGFSVEQTGLIVSLNGAGAVLAAPLGGMLADRVGRRLTLAGGLWLGSGAMVFIGFSETPGRIAVAAFLLGLMGELYRPAVSAAIADVVPARDRARAYGLLYWVINLGYAFALPLAGLLAGMGYRWLFIADAVTTFLYGCFVWVLVPETRPEAARDAPARSTLGDLLTPFRDGVFLAFCLPVFALALLFFQSHMSLPVTLSAQGLTPAQYGLVMSVNGVLIVTLQPFITRLVGRMRRSTALALAGLLTGVGFGLHALPAGVPWAMLAVAVWTLGEMAQSPVAPTVVADLAPTELRGSYQGAYFMMWGLASSAAPALGGAALGHFNASALWVGCCVLGLAAGGWHLVIAGARRRRVEALRTERPEMSTSLD
- a CDS encoding alpha-2-macroglobulin family protein, encoding MISRGMKGGALGFVLGVGTVVILGIAADNMRKLFGASAAALAGDSATALMAPPPPPRKSMKSFGASSFDEGWLGARGTGPGGGGMAAAPAPAVAEAPSEVSVDDFAAEEEEPSKDRGGDGAPAPTRAWFPETFLFEPLVVTDASGQATVPVRVPDRLTQWRVLALAHSRSGAQAGAVTSFAGTLPTYVDPVLPPFLRAGDTVRLPVQVVNTTDKEVVAQLKVDVRGAQVEAGARTVKVPARGSAVELVTVRAQGAGPVTVRASLGDADAVVRDFDVWATGQPVLQTRGGSLAAPRTLSLDGPAAAQAGSERVRLQVFPGALGVMRAELAAVERRSSGAAADAYALLLAGQAPALLASLGETPDADALKSLARVAAQRVLRAARAPSVDVATRIAEGALAHPDNPVLARLGERLAAQVAQAQRPDGTCQGGDGWPLQRLLVATADCARTVRAAVGTDAGKQRAAAFTARSAGVFERYLPQVKDGYTAAVLLAEGAVTGSVADALRTRVREAVKQGADGTASLPVEPGTMRADGVKPSVVEATAMAVLALQGDAKAPLADLGAFLLAHYSPGYGWGDGQANRVGLRAALALFRQPLPSQVRVTLERDGRIITEGTYDAKALREVLSLEAAAPGSAGTHAWTVRAEPAVPGLGFSLTLAAAVPWKREAQGGLEFTVDGPTQARVGQLSDVRVVVGAPSSLPLRFQQELPAGVQVDAASLDALVSSGRAESWEVQDGLLSLRIAPRTEGAAPVQVAFRVLPTLAGTLQAGASRLDVPGQPGITSLLPPTTWAVR
- a CDS encoding AEC family transporter, whose translation is MGQVIGLLGVCLVLGVLARRSGRFPEATASVFNAFLLNVSLPALVLRSMHRLQFTPGLMVAAVAPWLLFLGALAFLRLLGPRLGLSRESVTALVLTAGLGNTAFVGLPMAAALLGPDGVAVAVVADQLGSFMVVATLATLTAAKAHAGASLSVGTLARRVLVFPPFQALVVALLLRPFGFPDWLDAVLQRLGDLLTPLALFIVGFQLRLGGLRARVPALALGLSYKLVLAPLAVLAVLAFVPGLALVVKQATVLQIAMAPMVTAALLAAEYELDPELAVLMVGVGIPLSFFTAPLLMAQVH
- a CDS encoding MG2 domain-containing protein, with translation MTVRNHRRRWVTGGLGLLVVGGGLAFLASGRCLSAWVFQGVDVRRCPDGAFRQTAGLSAQGLARGASTRVHVWAEAHGVDDRGHALNAPVGRGSPELFLVDAAGKEMPLPVDAKSRWKRDGDGPLNAPVTLPQVPDGDYRLRARVTTPLGTDSVDAPLPLYAPARVRVLTDRPLYEPGHRVRFRAVALRAKDLSPLDGRPGTWLVKDPTGEVVLEERAPAGPWGVVAGDLPLDRGAPTGDWTVAWTSGGASGEARFTVEPFTLPRLRLEARSPRPFWRANETPEVTGEVAYASGAPLADTDVALEWSHAGAWPPPTEWLKGELPKKARTDAAGRFRVTLPRVPADLRGQSTLSARVEARDATGEPVRGAVSLLLSEDALAVSSVTELEDGLLAGFSNRVYLRATTAAGRVLPGAEVTVTRAWDPKDPGVSAVADEDGVAAFQLDPGPAVNVVVPPLPVRPTPRPPPVSVASSLDLLNEEGGQQPSLADQLALERLLPALHPCARFVSGAQGGVRVALSARVGPSGQVLDVAGTEEGVGSCMAAVLRARGLPSGAERMLVLQFNVREPGLPTLHPTTQAAAGSTGPMDAALAQPALDARSCLPPDLSTPTLLPAVMTWRQARGKRDVALSWLPLSSGDTGLSASVLPCLKERLARLRLPEQQEEPGGDSSIGGSMGVVRFTAQPARPAQPARRISRAQQEWATTFLGYELKVKAKWEGQDVGDTTLVLRPAALPPLRLRATPVLAKAGEAVKVELLRGPGFRGELPRTLELVAGQTRLRAEVDPATRWAHFTLPADFEGWAHVEGVAAQARVYVAPRAKLAVEVSPDKPAYAPGELAHLRVHTVVDGQEGPAAVGLFGVDEMLAQLAPLPGPDALEGLRPAPTVATPAFGVLDGQALAMGRIRGANAAAAALLRVTEVPTLEDVETRVSANATSPFSPDAELTEPFYAVLMELHAQTRKWEETAPKGETLDPAGLARLWAASLTACEQRGEKVTDAFGRRLRLSRLPPDLLSLTDPRAVVVSGTRLPEDVVNWGAWVARESP
- the traC gene encoding outer membrane exchange accessory lipoprotein TraC; its protein translation is MRSVSPPARNPRVPSRWLSALALATLVLLSGCSAFSRAVREGDASTKERRWAEAEAAYLRALAADPQASEVTVKLRAVRKEWGAEVYQEAGAAHASGDLASATKLLVRVLELDPDHDGARALLAQTLEARVAVALGLLKEEKLQDARAELDAVLAVAPEHTSARKGVDAVQVAWAKRFFASAETLEKAGKLGNALLAYVRADQERVGATAARERAEAVRLKLRDEVAFLVVATPVDDQAQAPDVAQRLSAGRLATFLPTQLPLKVVTEAPAGRVGVKLELALERVLPLKAVEESQRTKRYLAGNRSVPNPKRGQFESKLLETERTLETVERKQAAVLREYLRAQVELGTLRDAAERCREREKRECREALVECGEEARAAQKPGSIPGECNPERCSGQCTQDEGLMVQKAKAARVLETAVQVALDKAETQRTEVQRHRDAVFREPITVEEPMYSDFVYDVQLHRLTVTATVTAVMRDLLSPQQVPAPNTQDYAVLHEDVAHRGYDRYGVLADPVQLRNELELRVDAGDKAVADLAKRVKERFDVYRGKRVEDARRGMVRPGAEDVVETSVRALLLTADAPPQDILQPVARARGLTRPEALLGQ